One stretch of Bordetella avium DNA includes these proteins:
- a CDS encoding ABC transporter ATP-binding protein produces the protein MTCLPPDGGYFCLRGVAPAGFQPASLDVSRGECIAIMGASGAGKSLYLRQIADLDPGQGEIWLDGVARSSVPGPVWRRRVRYCQAESGWWDDAVAAHFPEVATPLLAELGLRPDILAASVHELSTGERQRLSLVRALLDRPQVLLLDEPTAALDETAGARVETLVQRLQSEAMTIIVVTHKPEQARRLATRCYRVQDHAMTRQWARKP, from the coding sequence ATGACCTGTCTGCCCCCTGACGGCGGTTATTTCTGCCTGCGGGGGGTTGCGCCGGCCGGCTTTCAGCCGGCCAGCCTCGATGTGTCGCGGGGCGAGTGCATCGCCATTATGGGGGCCTCGGGCGCGGGCAAATCTCTCTATCTACGCCAAATCGCTGACCTCGACCCTGGGCAGGGCGAGATATGGCTCGACGGCGTGGCGCGCAGCAGTGTGCCGGGACCGGTCTGGAGACGCCGCGTGCGCTATTGCCAGGCCGAATCCGGCTGGTGGGATGACGCTGTGGCTGCGCATTTTCCTGAGGTGGCCACGCCTTTACTCGCCGAGCTGGGGTTGCGCCCGGATATTCTGGCTGCCTCTGTTCACGAATTGTCCACCGGCGAGCGCCAACGTCTGAGTCTCGTGCGGGCGCTGCTAGACCGACCGCAGGTGCTGTTGCTGGACGAGCCTACGGCTGCGCTGGACGAGACGGCGGGTGCACGGGTCGAGACGCTTGTTCAGCGCTTACAGAGCGAAGCTATGACGATTATTGTGGTGACACATAAGCCGGAGCAGGCCAGACGGCTCGCGACCCGGTGCTACCGGGTGCAAGATCACGCGATGACACGGCAATGGGCTCGCAAGCCGTGA
- the argH gene encoding argininosuccinate lyase, whose product MANTPSQQDQFANKAQAWSARFSEPVSDLVKRYTASVDFDKRLARHDIRGSLAHADMLAAQGIISAQDLADIERGMQQILSEIDAGSFQWLLDLEDVHLNIEKRLVELVGDAGKRLHTGRSRNDQVATDIRLWLRDEIDLLIDLLRQLRHALATVALDNAGTIMPGFTHLQVAQPVTFGHHLLAYAEMFGRDAERLADCRKRVNRLPLGAAALAGTSYPIDRERVASTLGFDGVCRNSLDAVSDRDFAIEFCAAASLIMTHVSRLSEELVLWMSPRVGFIDLADRFCTGSSIMPQKKNPDVPELARGKTGRVNGHLVALLTLMKGQPLAYNKDNQEDKEGLFDTADTLRDTLTIFADMAGGIKVKADNMRAAALQGFATATDLADYLVKRGLPFRDAHEVVAHAVRDCEQRGCDLADLSLAELQAYHPSIEADIHQVLTLEGSVAARKHTGGTAPERVREEAQRVIQETA is encoded by the coding sequence ATGGCAAACACTCCCTCCCAACAAGACCAATTCGCCAATAAGGCGCAAGCTTGGTCCGCACGCTTCTCCGAACCTGTCTCCGATCTTGTCAAGCGGTACACCGCATCCGTGGATTTCGACAAGCGCCTAGCGCGCCACGATATCCGTGGGTCGCTGGCCCATGCCGATATGCTGGCCGCCCAGGGCATCATCTCCGCCCAGGATCTGGCCGACATCGAGCGCGGCATGCAGCAGATCCTCAGCGAAATCGATGCCGGCAGCTTCCAATGGCTGCTCGACCTTGAGGACGTGCACCTGAACATTGAAAAGCGCCTGGTCGAACTTGTCGGCGATGCCGGCAAGCGCCTGCACACCGGCCGCTCCCGCAATGATCAAGTCGCCACGGATATCCGTCTATGGCTGCGTGACGAAATCGACCTGCTGATCGACTTGCTGCGCCAGTTGCGCCACGCTCTGGCCACCGTGGCTCTGGACAATGCGGGCACCATCATGCCCGGCTTCACTCATCTCCAGGTAGCCCAGCCCGTCACTTTCGGCCATCATCTGCTCGCCTATGCCGAAATGTTTGGCCGTGACGCCGAACGTCTGGCCGATTGCCGCAAGCGTGTGAACCGCCTGCCCTTGGGCGCCGCCGCCCTGGCTGGCACCTCTTACCCGATCGACCGCGAACGCGTGGCAAGCACCCTGGGCTTCGATGGCGTCTGCCGCAATTCCCTAGATGCCGTCTCCGACCGCGATTTCGCCATCGAATTTTGCGCCGCAGCCTCCCTCATTATGACGCACGTCTCGCGCCTGTCCGAGGAACTGGTGCTATGGATGAGCCCGCGCGTCGGCTTCATCGACCTGGCTGACCGCTTCTGCACCGGCAGCTCGATCATGCCGCAAAAGAAGAACCCGGACGTGCCCGAACTGGCACGCGGCAAAACCGGCCGCGTCAACGGCCACCTGGTCGCCCTGCTGACCCTGATGAAAGGCCAGCCCCTGGCCTACAACAAGGACAACCAGGAAGACAAAGAAGGTTTATTCGACACGGCTGACACCCTGCGCGACACGCTGACGATCTTCGCCGACATGGCGGGCGGCATCAAAGTCAAAGCCGACAACATGCGCGCAGCAGCGCTGCAGGGTTTTGCCACCGCGACCGATCTGGCTGACTACCTGGTCAAGCGCGGCCTGCCTTTCCGCGACGCACACGAAGTCGTCGCCCATGCCGTGCGCGACTGCGAGCAACGCGGCTGCGACCTGGCAGACCTTAGCCTGGCCGAGCTACAGGCTTATCACCCCTCGATCGAGGCGGATATCCACCAGGTTCTAACGCTGGAAGGCTCTGTCGCGGCACGCAAGCACACCGGCGGCACGGCGCCGGAGCGGGTGCGAGAGGAAGCTCAGCGCGTCATCCAGGAAACCGCCTGA
- a CDS encoding nitroreductase family protein, with amino-acid sequence MTESASNSAIHALNSRRSMKFLRAPAPKPEELGQILQAAMSAPDHGALRPWRFVLIQGEAIGRFADVALDAVKRSGDPRMTPEKEKAVRAWMADVPVFLALAAKIDHNSKVREEEQVLAAGAAVMNVLNATHMLGYGAFWSTGLGTYVEAVQEILGLDPLEYRFLGYLAIGTPACAVPQVQRPDYRDYVTTWTGA; translated from the coding sequence ATGACTGAATCCGCTAGCAATTCCGCCATTCATGCGCTTAATTCCCGCCGTTCCATGAAGTTTTTGCGTGCGCCTGCGCCCAAGCCAGAGGAATTGGGGCAAATTCTGCAGGCCGCCATGAGTGCGCCCGACCATGGGGCCTTGCGTCCCTGGCGTTTTGTCTTGATTCAGGGTGAGGCCATCGGTCGTTTTGCCGATGTGGCGCTAGATGCCGTCAAGCGCAGCGGGGACCCGCGCATGACGCCCGAGAAGGAAAAAGCGGTGCGCGCTTGGATGGCCGACGTGCCAGTGTTTCTGGCGCTGGCCGCCAAAATCGACCATAACTCCAAGGTGCGGGAAGAGGAACAGGTGCTGGCGGCTGGCGCGGCCGTCATGAATGTGCTGAACGCGACCCATATGTTGGGCTACGGCGCTTTCTGGAGTACCGGTCTGGGCACCTATGTCGAAGCGGTGCAGGAGATTCTGGGCCTGGACCCGCTGGAGTACCGCTTCCTGGGCTACCTCGCCATCGGCACGCCGGCCTGCGCGGTCCCGCAGGTGCAGCGCCCGGATTACCGTGACTACGTGACGACGTGGACGGGCGCCTAA
- the cadR gene encoding Cd(II)/Pb(II)-responsive transcriptional regulator, which translates to MKIGELAKAAATSAETVRYYEREGLLPAPQRGLNNYRSYGQVHLERLRLIRNCRALDMTQDEIRAILNLADHHQAGCGALNALFDEHIAHVDARIAELAQLKQQLTELRQRCASARPDVDDCGILHGLAEMQLEERPERQTHLG; encoded by the coding sequence ATGAAGATCGGTGAATTAGCCAAGGCGGCTGCCACGTCTGCGGAAACCGTGCGCTACTACGAGCGTGAGGGCTTGCTGCCTGCGCCGCAGCGGGGCTTGAATAACTACCGCAGTTACGGGCAAGTGCATCTGGAGCGCCTGCGCCTGATCCGCAATTGCCGGGCCCTGGACATGACTCAGGACGAGATCCGCGCGATTCTGAATCTGGCCGACCACCACCAGGCGGGTTGTGGGGCGCTCAATGCTTTGTTTGATGAGCACATTGCGCATGTGGATGCCCGTATTGCCGAATTGGCTCAACTGAAGCAGCAACTCACTGAGCTGCGGCAGCGCTGTGCATCGGCGCGACCTGACGTGGATGACTGCGGGATTCTGCACGGTTTGGCAGAAATGCAGCTTGAGGAGCGGCCCGAGCGTCAGACGCATCTGGGTTGA
- the xth gene encoding exodeoxyribonuclease III — protein sequence MQLATWNVNSLKVRLPQVIDWLNANPVDALCLQELKLADDKFPLEAFTEIGYHAAWAGQKTYNGVAILSREPGFALTRNIPGYEDPQQRVIAVTLPSPAGDVRVISAYCPNGQSLDSDKYPYKLEWFGALRHWLEEELRTYPRLAILGDYNVAPADEDVHNPEKWEGQVLVSAPERQAFQALLDLGLTDAFRLFAQPEKSFSWWDYRMFGFRRNAGLRIDHILLSDALKPTCVACIIDKGPRGNEQPSDHTPVVTTLKLSP from the coding sequence ATGCAATTAGCCACTTGGAACGTCAACTCGCTCAAAGTCCGTCTGCCGCAAGTCATAGACTGGCTCAATGCCAACCCCGTAGACGCCCTGTGCCTGCAAGAACTGAAACTGGCCGACGATAAATTTCCGCTGGAGGCCTTTACCGAGATCGGCTACCACGCGGCCTGGGCCGGTCAAAAAACCTATAACGGCGTCGCTATTCTGTCGCGCGAGCCCGGCTTTGCCCTCACCCGCAACATCCCAGGCTATGAAGACCCGCAACAGCGGGTCATCGCCGTCACCCTGCCCAGCCCGGCTGGAGACGTGCGCGTCATCAGCGCCTACTGCCCCAACGGCCAAAGCCTGGATAGCGACAAATACCCCTACAAGCTCGAATGGTTCGGCGCGCTGCGCCATTGGCTCGAAGAAGAACTGCGTACTTACCCGCGCCTAGCGATTCTTGGCGACTACAACGTCGCCCCTGCCGACGAAGACGTACACAATCCCGAAAAATGGGAAGGTCAGGTCCTGGTCTCGGCCCCGGAGCGCCAGGCCTTCCAGGCCTTGCTCGACCTCGGCCTGACCGACGCCTTCCGCCTCTTTGCGCAACCGGAAAAATCTTTTAGCTGGTGGGACTACCGCATGTTCGGTTTTCGCCGCAATGCCGGCCTGCGCATCGACCACATCCTGCTCTCCGACGCCCTCAAGCCAACCTGCGTAGCCTGCATCATCGACAAAGGCCCGCGCGGCAACGAACAGCCCTCTGATCACACCCCTGTCGTCACCACGTTGAAACTCAGCCCCTGA
- a CDS encoding heavy metal translocating P-type ATPase — MSKHQLSTPGTCCAPGQRPDARGDAHEHEPAHSHDGDGCCASAASQPKQSGSQLNAGSGQTLTRLRIGQMDCPTEETLIRKKLGSMAEVQAMEFNLMQRMLTVVHSDGTLERILDAIRSLGMTPETTTSAPPSQKAGWRLLALGGVLAGLSEAAHFAGQHPWLTALLSLAAIAACGLSTYRKGWIALRNGNLNINALMSIAVTGAVLIGQWPEAAMVMFLFNVAELIEARALDRARKAVRGLMDLAPQTAHRQNSDGSWSDVPATQLRIGDAIRVRPGERIAADGEIYDGSSSIDQAPITGESLPVEKTIGDAVYAGTINTSGAFDYRVTAAAGNSTLDRIIHAVEQAQGARAPTQRFIDRFSRIYTPAVVLLAILVAVVPPLALGHTWMDSIYRALALLIIACPCALVISTPVSVVSGLTAAARRGILIKGGVYLENGRKLRWLALDKTGTLTQGKPVQTDLVVLEPIAANGQPSAQVAASLAARSDHPVSRAMAQASASQDFLTVNDFHALAGRGVAGTIDGTTYHLGNRRLMRELGVLTPDIEASIDAYEQLGKTANALSDGQGILLLAAVADTLKPSSAAAITDLHALGVQTLMLTGDNNRAAQAVAAQAGIDEAHGDLLPEDKLTRVAAKTNQGGLVGMVGDGINDAPALARADIGFAMGAAGTGTAIETADVALMDDDLRKIGIFVRLSRATHRVLTQNIVLALGIKIVFLTLAVTGNATLWMAVFADVGASLLVVANGLRLLRAAQ, encoded by the coding sequence ATGTCTAAGCACCAGCTCTCCACCCCCGGCACCTGCTGCGCCCCTGGGCAACGCCCGGACGCGCGCGGCGACGCACACGAGCACGAGCCTGCGCACAGCCATGATGGTGATGGCTGCTGCGCGTCGGCCGCAAGCCAGCCAAAGCAGAGTGGCAGCCAGCTGAACGCAGGCTCGGGACAGACGCTGACGCGGCTGCGCATCGGCCAGATGGACTGCCCGACCGAGGAAACACTGATCCGCAAAAAGCTGGGGAGCATGGCAGAAGTGCAGGCCATGGAATTCAACCTTATGCAGCGCATGCTGACCGTCGTGCATAGCGACGGCACGCTCGAACGCATTCTGGATGCCATCCGCAGCCTGGGCATGACCCCGGAAACGACGACCAGCGCCCCGCCGTCGCAGAAAGCCGGATGGCGCTTGCTGGCCTTGGGCGGGGTCCTCGCCGGTCTCTCCGAGGCCGCGCATTTTGCGGGCCAGCACCCCTGGCTGACCGCCCTGCTCTCGCTGGCCGCTATTGCCGCCTGCGGTTTGAGCACCTACCGCAAGGGGTGGATCGCTCTGCGCAACGGCAATCTCAACATCAACGCCCTCATGAGTATCGCCGTCACCGGCGCCGTGCTCATCGGCCAATGGCCCGAAGCTGCGATGGTGATGTTTCTGTTCAATGTCGCGGAACTGATCGAGGCCCGCGCGCTCGACCGTGCCCGTAAGGCCGTGCGCGGCCTCATGGATCTGGCGCCGCAAACCGCGCATCGCCAAAACAGCGATGGTAGCTGGAGCGACGTGCCTGCCACGCAATTGCGCATCGGTGACGCGATTCGAGTGCGTCCTGGAGAGCGCATCGCCGCCGACGGCGAAATCTACGACGGCAGCTCCTCTATTGATCAGGCTCCCATCACCGGCGAAAGCCTTCCGGTGGAAAAAACCATCGGGGATGCCGTTTACGCCGGAACCATCAACACCTCGGGCGCATTCGACTATCGCGTCACAGCCGCTGCCGGCAACTCCACGCTAGACCGCATCATCCACGCCGTTGAACAGGCCCAGGGCGCCCGGGCGCCAACACAGCGTTTTATCGACCGCTTCTCACGCATCTACACCCCGGCTGTCGTACTGCTGGCCATCCTGGTTGCGGTGGTGCCGCCACTGGCGCTAGGTCACACCTGGATGGACTCCATCTATCGCGCCCTGGCGCTGCTCATCATCGCCTGCCCCTGCGCGCTGGTGATTTCTACGCCCGTGAGCGTCGTCAGCGGCCTGACCGCAGCAGCCCGGCGCGGCATTCTCATCAAAGGCGGCGTCTACCTGGAAAACGGCCGCAAACTGCGCTGGCTGGCGCTGGACAAAACCGGCACCCTGACACAGGGTAAGCCGGTGCAAACCGACCTCGTCGTGCTCGAACCCATCGCGGCCAATGGCCAGCCCAGCGCACAGGTCGCCGCCAGCCTTGCGGCGCGCTCCGACCACCCTGTTTCGCGCGCCATGGCCCAGGCCAGCGCAAGCCAGGACTTCCTCACCGTGAACGACTTTCACGCCCTGGCTGGCCGTGGCGTGGCGGGCACGATTGACGGCACCACCTACCACCTGGGCAACCGCCGTCTGATGCGTGAACTCGGTGTGCTGACCCCGGACATCGAGGCGAGCATCGACGCCTACGAACAGCTCGGCAAAACCGCCAACGCGCTCAGCGATGGCCAAGGCATACTGCTGCTGGCCGCCGTCGCCGACACCCTTAAACCCAGCAGCGCCGCCGCCATCACAGATCTGCATGCCCTGGGTGTGCAGACCCTGATGCTCACCGGCGACAACAACCGGGCGGCTCAGGCCGTCGCGGCCCAGGCGGGCATCGATGAGGCGCACGGCGATCTGCTGCCCGAAGACAAATTGACGCGTGTCGCCGCCAAAACCAATCAGGGCGGTCTGGTCGGCATGGTCGGAGACGGCATCAACGACGCCCCTGCGCTAGCCCGGGCCGATATCGGCTTTGCCATGGGCGCGGCTGGCACAGGCACCGCCATCGAAACTGCCGACGTCGCGCTCATGGACGATGACTTGCGCAAGATAGGCATTTTCGTACGCCTGTCACGCGCCACCCACCGCGTGCTGACGCAAAATATCGTACTGGCGCTGGGCATCAAAATCGTATTCCTGACGCTCGCGGTCACCGGCAACGCCACGCTTTGGATGGCCGTCTTCGCCGATGTCGGCGCCAGCCTGCTGGTCGTAGCCAATGGTCTTCGCTTGTTGCGCGCTGCGCAATAG
- a CDS encoding DNA-deoxyinosine glycosylase: MTIDVSGFRVQGLAPVARPDARILILGTMPGVVSLARGQYYGNPRNAFWGIAAALFGVDAAADYDARLQALMAARVALWDVLADCERRGSLDSAIVASSVAPNDLPGFFAAHPQLEVVALNGAKAAQLYRRHVVHPAGLRLLALPSTSPAHAAQRFEDKLTAWRPLIS; this comes from the coding sequence ATGACCATTGACGTTTCCGGATTTCGGGTGCAGGGGCTGGCGCCGGTGGCGCGCCCGGATGCCCGCATTCTGATTCTTGGCACGATGCCGGGTGTCGTGTCATTGGCTCGCGGTCAGTACTATGGCAACCCGCGCAATGCCTTCTGGGGCATTGCGGCAGCCCTGTTCGGAGTGGATGCCGCAGCCGATTATGATGCCCGGCTCCAGGCGCTGATGGCTGCGCGTGTTGCGCTATGGGATGTCCTGGCCGATTGCGAACGCCGCGGCAGCCTCGATTCGGCCATTGTCGCGTCCAGCGTGGCGCCCAATGACTTGCCGGGCTTTTTCGCCGCCCATCCTCAGCTGGAGGTGGTCGCCTTGAACGGAGCCAAGGCGGCCCAGCTTTACCGGCGGCATGTCGTCCACCCCGCCGGTTTGCGTCTGCTGGCGCTACCTTCGACCAGCCCTGCCCATGCCGCCCAGCGGTTTGAGGACAAATTGACCGCCTGGCGTCCGCTTATCTCCTGA
- a CDS encoding ABC transporter permease, whose product MGSQAVMQAVMQAVLVLNLSDLLTAASLVAMSAAISMVMRLGMARSILWAAARTVLQLLLVGYILRRVFAHASPWITTAVVLVMMALAAREVAARPAGRLSAAGNFRIGALAVISTTAVTALFILSTALRPDPWYDPRYLIALVGIVLGSVLNASSLALDNMLKGVRRERAAIEARIALGATPWEAFSALMRESVRRGLVPAINQMAAAGVITLPGIMTGQILAGMDPVQAVKYQILILFLLCGASGLAAISAAWAALRHLTDARGRLRLDRLHDH is encoded by the coding sequence ATGGGCTCGCAAGCCGTGATGCAAGCCGTGATGCAAGCCGTGCTCGTCTTGAACCTCAGTGACCTTTTGACTGCGGCCTCGCTGGTCGCTATGAGCGCCGCCATCTCGATGGTAATGCGCTTGGGCATGGCGCGCAGCATCCTTTGGGCGGCGGCGCGCACGGTCCTGCAACTGCTTTTGGTCGGGTATATCCTGCGCAGGGTGTTTGCGCATGCCTCGCCCTGGATCACCACCGCCGTGGTGCTGGTGATGATGGCATTGGCGGCGCGCGAAGTTGCCGCCAGGCCTGCCGGGCGGCTCAGCGCGGCGGGCAATTTTCGTATCGGAGCGCTTGCCGTCATTAGCACGACGGCGGTGACGGCTTTGTTCATTCTCAGCACGGCATTACGGCCCGACCCCTGGTATGACCCACGCTATCTGATTGCTCTGGTCGGTATCGTGCTGGGTAGCGTGCTGAATGCCAGCAGTCTCGCGCTCGACAATATGTTGAAGGGCGTGCGCCGTGAGCGCGCTGCCATTGAGGCCCGTATCGCGCTGGGGGCGACACCTTGGGAGGCTTTTTCAGCGCTCATGCGAGAGTCCGTGCGCCGTGGCTTGGTGCCTGCCATCAATCAAATGGCCGCTGCTGGCGTCATTACTTTGCCCGGTATCATGACCGGACAGATTCTCGCTGGCATGGACCCGGTCCAAGCCGTGAAATACCAGATTCTCATCCTCTTTCTATTATGTGGCGCGAGCGGTCTGGCGGCGATTAGCGCGGCCTGGGCGGCCCTGCGCCACCTGACTGACGCGCGCGGCCGTCTGCGCCTGGACCGTTTGCATGACCATTGA